The Calidithermus timidus DSM 17022 nucleotide sequence CTCGAGCAGCAGCGTGAGCAAGGCGGTGTTGACCCGTTCGACCGAACCGGTGAAGTCCCCGCGGTGAATCTTGATCTTGCCGTTCTCCACGTACTTCACCGCCTCCTTGCGCCTGCCCTCGAAGATGCGTCCGTCCAGCCCGGAGAGGCCCACCGCATTGACCCCTTCGCGCTGCAACAGCTCGACGATGCGCTTGTTCACCAGGCCACAGTAGACCATCTCGAAGATCTCGAGCGTGCGCCGGTCGGTGAGGCGGCTGGTCATACCGCCGGGGTGGGTCAGGAACTGCGGCGGGTGGCCCAAAGCCTCGGCGATCTTGTTGGTCTCGCTGCTACCTCCGTGCACGAGGATGAGCTTCTGACCCGATTTCCACAGCGCCGCCGCGTCCTTGGCGACCGCTGCGTAGTCGATGCCTTCTGAACCTCCCACCTTGACGACGATCATGCACAACCCCTAGCCGCCCATCATACCGATTTCACGCGCCTTCGGCTCGAGGCGAGCCATGCCGGGGAGGGATCGCTCGAAAGCGCAGCGCATATAGCCAAAGTGGCGGCTCCACCATTCAGGCTCCTGAGCTGAGCGTTACCGCCGGTGCATCCGGCTCATGGCCAGCGTGGCCAGCAGGGTAGTCAGCAGGGGGACGACGACCACCACGGCCAGGTCGGCGGCCATGGGCAACTGCTGGTAGCGCAGGCTCACCGCGCGCAGCAGGTCCAGGAAGTAGGTCACCGGGTTGGCATAGACCAGCACCTGCAACCACACCGGAAGCTGCACCACCCAGCCCCCGCCGATGGTGTGGATGCCCAGCCGCTCCAGCTCCTGGCGCAGGGTGTCGGGGAGGTCCAAGAAGCCCACCCCCCCGATGATGCCCTTGAGAGGGAAGATCGAGCCCGACAGGAAGTACAGCGGTTGGATCACGCCGTTGGAGATGCTGCCGAAGCCCTCGAAGGTTGCCATGCGCGAGGCCAGGACCACCCCGAAGCCGGTGACACTGAGGCCCAGCAGGGCCATCACCCCCCAGGCCAGCAGCAGGCTGCCAAGGCTGAAGCTGACCCCGATGAGGGGAGCGAAGAGCAGGGGGATGGAGCCCTGGACCACCGCGACGCTGGCCCCCCCCAACAGCTTGCCCAGCGCCACCGAGAGCATGGGGGCGGGGGAGACCAGTACCTCGCGTAGGAGCCCTACCTCGCGGTCCCATACCAGCGCCACCGCCGATTGCAGCGCGGCGAAGAGGATATTGAGGGTGATGACGCCGGGGAAGATGTACTGGGCGTAGGTGTAGCCCTCGATGTCGCGGAAAGAGGCCCCCAGGCCGAAGCCCAGGATGATTAGCCACAACACCGTGCGGGAGAAGCCGCCGAAGACCTGCGAGCGGTCGCGGGCGTAGCGCAGCAACTCGCGCCGCCACATCACCCATACCACGGCCGGCTCGAGGGGGAAGGTACGGGTGGGGGAGGTGAGGGCCTTCATCGGGTGTGCTCCCCTCCCCTGCGGGCGAAGCCCAGCAGGCGATCTCTGGGCCTCGCCTCTTCGTCGCGCAGCTTGCGGCCGGTGAGCTCGAGGAACACGTCCTCGAGGCTGCCCTCGGCCTTGCCCAGCACCTTCAGCTTGAGCGCGGCGGGGGTGTCCAGGGCGATCAGGTGGCCCTGGTCGATGATCCCCACCCGGTCGCAGGCCTCGGCTTCTTGCAGGTAGTGGGTGGTCATGAACACCGTCAGGCCCTGCCCCCGCAGGGTGGCGATGCGCTCCCACAGGTGCCGGCGGCCCTGGGGGTCGAGCCCGAGGGTGGGTTCGTCGAGGAAGAGGACCTTCGGTGTGTGCATGAGGGCCCGGGCCAACTCGAGGCGCCGCTTCATCCCTCCGGAGAAGGTGCGCACCGGGCGGCGAGCCACCTCGGCCAGGCTGGCCCACTCCAACGCCTGGGCGATGGCCTCCTTCAGCCCGGGGCCCCGGAGGCCGTAGAGCACCCCATGGACCTCGAGGTTCTCCCGTGCGCTAAGGCGCTCGTCGAGTGCGGGCTCCTGGAAGACCACCCCGATGCTCTCCCGCACCGCGGGGGCCTGGCGCACCACGTCAAACCCCACCACCTTGGCCCAGCCCGAGGTGGGCTCGAGCATGGTGATGAGCATGTGGAGCGTGGTGGTCTTGCCCGCCCCGTTGGGGCCCAAGAAGGCGAAGAGCTCCCCCTCGGCCACGCCGAAGCTCAGCCCCCCCACCGCCACCACTGCGCCAAAGCGGCGTCCCAGCTCATGGCATTCGACAGCGAGCATGCTTACCTTAGTGTATCCCTGGCCTGGGTCAGGACGTCTGCGAGCGTTTTACAGTCCGCGCCTACCTTGGCGCTCTCCCTTGCCTGGATTGCCTCGGAAAGCCCCTCCAGGAGAGGGTTTAGCCGCTCGTTGAGCCCGGGGGACAGGGTCTGGAGGGTATCGCCGAGGTAGGTCCGGTAGTACAGGCGGGCCGCGGCGATACCCTCCAGGGCCAGCCGCCGCTTGCCCTCCGGGTAGGCCCGGCAGGCCTGATCGGCCTGGCGCTCGACCAGGGCCAGCGCTGGCGGGAGTTCCTGGGGCAGCAGCTCGGCCCCGGTGGCCGCGGCCAGGGCGAAGGTGATGTCCAGCGCGGCTTGCTCGGCGTCCTCTGGGTCCTGGAAGCGGGCTGGAGGGGTAGGGGAGGAGAAGAGCCGTCCGAGGGTATTGAGGCCCTCTTCCACCCTGGCTGCTGCCTCCGCGGCTCGCCCAGCCAGCGCAGGCCTCAAGCCCTGCCACAGCATCCTGACCCGCTGCAGGGCAACCCGGCCCACCTGGTAAGCCCCTTCCTCCCCTCGAGCCGCGTCCTCGTAGCTCTCGGCCACCCCGTCGTCCAGCAGCACCAGCTGGGCGATCAGAGCGGCCTGGAGGGTGGGGTCGCTCTCGGGCACCAGCCGCTGCCGGGCCCGCTCCAGAAGCCCCTGGGTTCGCCGGGAGGTCGCCTCGAGCCTGGCGCTGTCTTTGGCCTCTACCTGCGCCTCGAGTTCCTCCAGGGCCTCTTCCAGTTCCCTCAGCAAGGCGGAATCCTGGGCCTCGAGGCTGCCGGCGAAGAGGGGAAGGTCGCCGCGGAGTGCCTTCTCGGCCTGCTCCTCGTTTGGCTCCAGGGCCAGGGCTTGCAGCCGAATGCCCAGGACTTCGCTGGCCCACAAGAAGCGCAACTCCTCCGCGCGCTCGAGGAAGACCGGCGCGGCATAGGCCAGGCCCACCACGACCCCCGCTACAACCCTACCCCACATCACCGCACCACCCCGATGACCACCGAGTGCGGCCCGCGCCCGGCAGGGATGCTCTTCACCACGCTCAGGCTGACGGGGTCGATGACCGAGACGCTGTCGGAGAGGCCGTTGGCGGTGTAGATCTTCTTTCCGTCCGGGGTGATGGTGATCCCCCAGGGACGGCGACCCATGCGCTCGCGGATGGTGCGCACCACCCGGTTGTTCTCGGTGTCGATGACGTAGACTGCGCTGGTCCCGCCCCCGGCCACGTAGAGACGCTTGCCGTCGGGGGAGAGGGCCATCTCCACCAAACGAGAGTCGAGCCCCAGTGAGATGGTTTGGATGACTCGATGCGCCCTGGCGTCGATGACCGAGACTGTGCCGGCGATCTCGGCGGAGACGTAGGCTTTAGAGCCGTCCGGCGAGAAGAGCACAAAGCGCGGGCGGTTGCCCACCAGGAAGTGCCTGACCAGCTTGAGCTCCTTGGCATCGATGACCGTGATGGTGTGGCTGGTCTCGCCGGTGACGTAGACGAAGCGCCCATCCGGACTCACCGCCACCCCCTCGGGCTCCACTCCAGTCTGGAACTCACCCAAGATCTTGCCGGTCTCCAGGTCGAAGCCCGTGGCCCGCGCGGCGTTCTCGTTTGCGGCCCAAAGCTGGCTACCCTCCGGGTTGAGCGCCAGCCGCTCGGGGTTGGAGCCAACCCGGTACTCGGCCTTGATGCGGTTGGTGGCCACGTCGATGGCCACGATCTTGTCCTCGGGGACCTCGAGGATAGGCTGGAAGTCACTCAGGGCCACGTAGATGGTGCGCCCATCCGGACTCACCGCCATGCCGCGGGGGCGCACCTCGCCGGGTCGGCCCGCCACGGTGATGGTGCCGATGACGGCGTCGGTGGCCACGTCGATGACGGTGACGTTGGCCCCGTACTCGTTGGAGACGTAGGCACGGTAGGTGACTGCCTGCTGCTGCACGAGGGAAGTCGGCAGGAGGGCCACGCAGCCAAGGCAGCCGGCGAAGATCAGAAAGCGCAAGGGTAGTCGCATCAGCGTCCTCCTTCAAAACGGCAGCGCGAGTCGCGCCGCAGGTCGCCCAACTGGTCCAGCCGCTCGATGGGGTCGGTGCCGGGACGGTAGATGGCCGGCAACTCACCTACCAGGCCGGCCAGGTTCCAGTCGTCCTTGGCCTCGGGGCTGATCTTGACGAGGTAGAGGCTTTGCCTGAGCTGGTGGTCCCAGGGGCGGAAGGAGACCCCAATGCCCTTGTGCACGTCGAAGACGGTTCTGGGATTCTCCAGGTAGCTCACCAGCTTGGGGCCTTCGAGGCTTCCCCCGAAGGACGCCGCCTCGAAGAGCAGCTTGACCGACTGGTAGCTGGCCCAAGCCGAGGGATCCATGGGCTTCTTGAAGCGCTCCCGGAAGCGGGCGTTGAGCTCGCGGGCTCCATAAGCGTCCAGCTTAGCCTCCCACAGTACCGCCCGGTGCCCGGCGCCTGCTTTGGCCCTGCTGCGCGAGGCGGCGAAAAAGGCGCGGGTCTGGGTCTCGGGATGGGGGAAGCCGGTCACGGCGGCGCCAAGCCTCGCAGCCTCGTACTGGCCCAGGAAGCTTAGCTGCGTCTCGGCACCCAGCAGCAGGAGGAGCACCTGGGGCTGGGCGCGCCGGATGGCCTCGAGGGCCGGGCGGAAGTCGGGCCGGCTTGGCGAAACCGAAGCCCGCCCCGCCTCCCTGGCGCCAAAGTGCCGCTCCAGGAGGGACTTCCGCGCCCTCTGGTATAGGGTCTGGCCTTCCGGGCCCTCCTCATAGATCAAAAACCAGCTTCTAAAACCTGCCTGAATGAACCAGGCGGCCAGGGCGTCGAGGTACATGGCCGCGCTGGCTTCGATGTGGAAGGTGTAGCGGCTGCAAGCCTCCTGGCGCAGCCGGTCGTCGGGCGAGCCGATGTTGAAGAAGAGCACCCGGCGCTGCTCGGCCAGCCGGCTCAGGGCCTCGGCTTGGCCCTGACCTACCCCGCCGATGAGGGCAGAGATGCCCTCAGTTGCCACCAGCCGCGCGGCGGCGCGAAAAGCGGCCTCGGCGTTGGGGGCACTTGCCACGAGCACCTTTAGCTGCATGCCCACGCCCTCTGCTTGCTGATTCAGCTCATCCCCCGCCAGGACGGCCCCCCGGCGCGCAGCCTCACCAGTGTCCTCGTAGATCGAGGAGCTGACTGGAGTGCTCCCGGTTTGGGTAGGGACC carries:
- a CDS encoding ABC transporter ATP-binding protein, producing the protein MLAVECHELGRRFGAVVAVGGLSFGVAEGELFAFLGPNGAGKTTTLHMLITMLEPTSGWAKVVGFDVVRQAPAVRESIGVVFQEPALDERLSARENLEVHGVLYGLRGPGLKEAIAQALEWASLAEVARRPVRTFSGGMKRRLELARALMHTPKVLFLDEPTLGLDPQGRRHLWERIATLRGQGLTVFMTTHYLQEAEACDRVGIIDQGHLIALDTPAALKLKVLGKAEGSLEDVFLELTGRKLRDEEARPRDRLLGFARRGGEHTR
- a CDS encoding beta-propeller fold lactonase family protein, which encodes MRLPLRFLIFAGCLGCVALLPTSLVQQQAVTYRAYVSNEYGANVTVIDVATDAVIGTITVAGRPGEVRPRGMAVSPDGRTIYVALSDFQPILEVPEDKIVAIDVATNRIKAEYRVGSNPERLALNPEGSQLWAANENAARATGFDLETGKILGEFQTGVEPEGVAVSPDGRFVYVTGETSHTITVIDAKELKLVRHFLVGNRPRFVLFSPDGSKAYVSAEIAGTVSVIDARAHRVIQTISLGLDSRLVEMALSPDGKRLYVAGGGTSAVYVIDTENNRVVRTIRERMGRRPWGITITPDGKKIYTANGLSDSVSVIDPVSLSVVKSIPAGRGPHSVVIGVVR
- a CDS encoding quinoprotein dehydrogenase-associated putative ABC transporter substrate-binding protein, giving the protein MGKAQDWELRACADSNGLPYSNQQQQGFDNRIAEVLAQDLGARLSYEWWPQGASTVQLKLREGSCDVVMSVGEGYQGVLSTIPYYQSSFVLVYREDSPYQIETLDDEVLRQLRIAIETAGIPPFQALANRGLSEKAAILEAVDPDDRTRSPIVEAVARGEVDVAILWGPVAGYFARRQPVKLRVVPISPEFEPPALSMVYPVTIGVRAGDEALRDRLNLTIARRWEQIQGILEEYGVPQIPLPKPLAQTEEPAQASKTLRIGLVVPTQTGSTPVSSSIYEDTGEAARRGAVLAGDELNQQAEGVGMQLKVLVASAPNAEAAFRAAARLVATEGISALIGGVGQGQAEALSRLAEQRRVLFFNIGSPDDRLRQEACSRYTFHIEASAAMYLDALAAWFIQAGFRSWFLIYEEGPEGQTLYQRARKSLLERHFGAREAGRASVSPSRPDFRPALEAIRRAQPQVLLLLLGAETQLSFLGQYEAARLGAAVTGFPHPETQTRAFFAASRSRAKAGAGHRAVLWEAKLDAYGARELNARFRERFKKPMDPSAWASYQSVKLLFEAASFGGSLEGPKLVSYLENPRTVFDVHKGIGVSFRPWDHQLRQSLYLVKISPEAKDDWNLAGLVGELPAIYRPGTDPIERLDQLGDLRRDSRCRFEGGR
- a CDS encoding [LysW]-aminoadipate kinase encodes the protein MIVVKVGGSEGIDYAAVAKDAAALWKSGQKLILVHGGSSETNKIAEALGHPPQFLTHPGGMTSRLTDRRTLEIFEMVYCGLVNKRIVELLQREGVNAVGLSGLDGRIFEGRRKEAVKYVENGKIKIHRGDFTGSVERVNTALLTLLLEAGYLPVLTPPAVSYEGEAINTDGDTAASMLATSLKAEALLLLSNVPGLLANFPDESSLIREIPAAKVDDPAYMAVAQGRMKKKVLGAVEAVQGGVGRVIFGDARVEQPIQKALAGAGTVVR
- a CDS encoding ABC transporter permease, producing MKALTSPTRTFPLEPAVVWVMWRRELLRYARDRSQVFGGFSRTVLWLIILGFGLGASFRDIEGYTYAQYIFPGVITLNILFAALQSAVALVWDREVGLLREVLVSPAPMLSVALGKLLGGASVAVVQGSIPLLFAPLIGVSFSLGSLLLAWGVMALLGLSVTGFGVVLASRMATFEGFGSISNGVIQPLYFLSGSIFPLKGIIGGVGFLDLPDTLRQELERLGIHTIGGGWVVQLPVWLQVLVYANPVTYFLDLLRAVSLRYQQLPMAADLAVVVVVPLLTTLLATLAMSRMHRR